The Hydra vulgaris chromosome 14, alternate assembly HydraT2T_AEP genome includes the window AATGTAGACAGCTATATTtcataatgtaaataaaaaatctatagaaAAATGTAGACAGCTATATTtcataatgtaattaaaaaatctatagaaGAATGTAGACAGCTATATTtcataatgtaattaaaaaatcaatagaaGAATGTAGACAGCTATATTtcataatgtaattaaaaaatctatagaaGAATGTAGACAGCTATATTtcataatgtaattaaaaaatcaatagaaGAATGTAGACAGCTATATTtcataatgtaattaaaaaatctatagaaGAATGTAGACAGCTATATTtcataatgtaattaaaaaatcaatagaaGAATGTAGACAGCTATATTtcataatgtaattaaaaaatcaatagaaGAATATAGACAGCTATATTtcataatgtaattaaaaaatcaatagaaGAATGTAGACAGCTATATTtcataatgtaattaaaaaatcaatagaaGAATGTAGACAGCTATATTtcataatgtaattaaaaaatcaataaaagaatGTAGACAGCTATATTtcataatgtaattaaaaaatctatagaaGAATGTAGACAGCTATATTtcataatgtaattaaaaaatctatagaaGAATGTAGACAGCTATATTtcataatgtaattaaaaaatcaatagaaGAATGTAGACAGCTATATTtcataatgtaattaaaaaatcaatagaaGAATGCAGACAGCTATATTtcataatgtaattaaaaaatcaatagaaGAATGTAGACAGCTATATTTcataatctaattaaaaaatcaatagaaGAATGTAGACAGCTATATTtcataatgtaattaaaaaatctatagaaGAATGTAGACAGCTATATTtcataatgtaattaaaaaatcaatagaaGAATGTAGACAGCTATATTtcataatgtaattaaaaaatcaatagaaGAATGTAGACAGCTATATTtcataatgtaattaaaaaatcaatagaaGAATGTAGACAGCTATATTtcataatgtaattaaaaaatcaatagaaGAATGTAGACAGCTATATTtcataatgtaattaaaaaatcaatagaaGAATGTAGACAGCTATATTtcataatgtaattaaaaaatcaatagaaGAATGTAGACAGCTATATTtcataatgtaattaaaaaatctatagaaGAATGTAGACAGCTATATTtcataatgtaattaaaaaatcaatagaaGAATGTAGACAGCTATATTtcataatgtaattaaaaaatcaatagaaGAATGTAGACAGCTATATTtcataatgtaattaaaaaatctatagaaGAATGTAGACAGCTATATTtcataatgtaattaaaaaatcaatagaaGAATGTAGACAGCTATATTtcataatgtaattaaaaaatcaatagaaGAATGTAGACAGCTATATTtcataatgtaattaaaaaatcaatagaaGAATGTAGACAGCTATATTtcataatgtaattaaaaaatctatagaaGAATGTAGACAGCTATATTtcataatgtaattaaaaaatcaatagaaGAATGTAGACAGCTATATTtcataatgtaattaaaaaatcaatagaaGAATGTAGACAGCTATATTtcataatgtaattaaaaaatctatagaaGAATGTAGACAGCTATATTtcataatgtaattaaaaaatcaatagaaGAATGTAGACAGCTATATTtcataatgtaattaaaaaatctatagaagaataataaaagaaaacaaacattTGCCCTGCATATGATCTGCATAGATTGTACAAACTTTCAAAATCACTTTCAAGGTTCTTTAAACACCTACCGCATTAagtcttaaatatatttacaaaaatctaCTTTATCATAAGGATCaagatcattttttaaaaaaagaaaattaagagTCAAGTAATGTTCCATTCTTAAAAGGTTGATGACAAGGTAATAGATAATAAtaggtaataaataatatagataaGATAAGATAggtgaaaaataataatagataataaaaggtaataaatataaactttattaatattaaaacaaaatctcaATAGGAAACAATTGTAATACAGGatgattaaaatatatgaaacataATAAGAAACAAGTTCAAAAACTGcactgaaatataaaaaacagtgaTACCTTCACAAAGTTGTAATGCATAGTAGCATACATAAACGCCACAGTTATAACTATCTTTCTGTGAACAATGACTAGGGGTTGATGGGGgctatgtttgaaaaaaacatttatgcaatatatatatttttaaataaatttcaaagaacatttaaaaatgtgtaaatatatttataaaaaaaaatagcaaaaatgtgcaagtaaaatatatttaagactGCTTACCTTATAAGAGTGTTATTGAAATCACTAGTTTTTATGTTGTCACATATTATTGTATCttgtttattacaaattacATCAATATGTTGCTAAGCCAGTTTCAAAACTATTTCCTCTTTTTGGTTTTGCACAGGATATTGATACGATTttgcttcctttttttttcttttcttgttttcCTGAACTTATTAGGCCTCCATTGATTACCCAACTTCTTATTTggctcaaaatttaaaaaattattgtgcaATGATGGCTTTAGAGGTATCtcaattgaatttatatttttaatagctttagCTTTATCTGATTAAGTCTTCAAGTTGTCTATTAATTGATGAAAGTTGCAGATTATTATCACGGGATTAGTCACTAACAAATAGTTCATCGACATTTTTGTGAAACCTTTCAGTCTCATTAATTAAcagttttgatttttctcaattagtttatcatttatatCAACAGCCacatatacttttgaaaaatctttttcttgaaTTCTCAGAAGGAATGATTGTAACTTGTGAACATGCTTGCAAAGGACTAACATGTCATTACAACTACACTTATACAAATGCTCACACAAACCAGTACAAACAGGATTTAGGCATACCTCTAAACATGAACTTTCTATACAAAtgttagttaaaatataaacaatatatgttAGATCTTTAGATTGAAATAACTGTGTATTGAGTTGATGAACATTTAACAACACAGTTATCTGAAATCAACATtcttttttcatatctttttttatacattttaggGAGGGATATTGTACCAAGATAAATATTGTCTCTTGTGTTGCCAATAATTATCTTCCTCagttgttaaaaacaaactaatcaAGTCATCTAACCTTTTATTAGGTTGTCTTTCCATGTAAACTGTCTTCAATTTGTTATGAAATGATTCGCATAACATATTAGTATCAGTATCTGCATATTGAAAGTTACGATAACAAGTAGCTCATTTTATATGTCTAGAAGTATGTACATGACAAAGAAGTTAATGAAGTTAGGAGATTTATGTTCATACGCCTTGATAAAACCATTCCTTGTTGATAAAAAACTTGAGGATTTCTTTCATCAATAATTTTCTCTAAGATCTTATAAACTTCTTCTTGAGCAGGACCAGCGGAAGGGAGTTTATTATGCCATGCACGTTGAACATGCCATTTACAAAGAAAGTGACGCCCATCTcttaaaacattacaaaaagcATTCCAGTCTGACGAATCATCATCTGTCATAACAGCCTTAActtcaaaaaacattaacaaaattaCTACATCTTTAAAAATGGTGTTATGGTTTGTTTGATGGCATGATTAGAAATAAGAAAAGCTACTGGGTAGCCCCTCTTAAAATCATCTCGAacaagaaaagttaaaagagGAAACGCATACTTATTGGTGCAGTGTGTTGAGTCTATACAAACAATTTGTGAAGCATGTTTTTCAAACATTGACACTTGATGCTTTGTTTGTATAGCAATAATAAAGGCATCCTTATTAAAATCAATGTCATCATACACTTTAGGGCCAATAATAGTTTGCCGTCCTTGTAGCTTAAAAACCAGAATACTATTAAACTCTTCAGACTTCAACTTTTGAAcaagtaaaaaagttgaagtGCTATCATCAGGGTGAAGTCAACATCCTTTTTATACTGTTCTGTTAATATCAGAAATGTTCTTTTTGGTAAGAAGATTAGATTGGTAAGAAGACTTAGTGAGAAACTCATCTCCTTTATTTCTAATTTGTCTGTCTCCAAAACCTTCCCTAAGTTCTTGATAAACCTTATTTACAGCCACACCAACTGATAATTTAGcagaaatatcttttttaatattgtctGGAATAGGCTGGTACATGGTATTTGTCATACCAATAGTGTGATTATGAGTTTCAATAGAATGCACACTTGTAGCCCCATTTCTGCTAACCTTGACAACCATCCTGGCAGGACAAAAAACACACAATTTAACACTCCCTCTGCAGtaccttttttcattttttgtgctgGTTTACTAGCAGAGTGATGTGGTTTTAAATGACCAtcattttgacaaataaaataacttgtttttactTCTTTATCAATGTTATTTCCAGTAAAAAAAACTGCCTGCTTGTTTACTGAAAAAAACGTAATTATCAATTTCCTCTTTTTCCATCTAGGCAGTGAATTCACATTCTGATGAAAAATGAAGGGGTTCTTTATGAAATATACTTTCATGGCAGTCCTCTAAgtgtttaattagtttaattttttgaaaaaaaaacttgggtGGTGTTTTGATAGTAATATggagttcttttatttttgtattgtttatctctaaaaatattttatgtacgTGTAATGTATGTCTTTTCATGTTATCTTTTCTTGTAAATGACATCATACAAGTAGAACacgtaaaactaaaaaaaaaattttaattgggtcattatattttaaaagttttcacctttaaaatgtatttgtataaataaagtattttaccTAGGTAGTTCCATGTGCAGGactaaatttcaattaaataaattgtagaATGGAATGACAAAGatgcttaaaattaataaaatttaaaataatatttttataaaaaaacccttgataactttacaaaaattagGAGAACTACTGAGTTAATacatgcattttaaaaaatttttctatccacctcttttgtttataaaatcttaaaaagtgaGGGGGAGGAGGAGATATAAAGGAAAGATCTACTCttgcaaaattttcaaattgaacaaaaaattgagcaaaagtttatttttctgtCCTGAAAAATAAACTTAGCAAATAAAGGTTGCTcctatctgaaaaaaaaaaataaaaaaaatgagatttaggcttttaaataaaacttgaataatAAAGACTTATTCTCACAACACTTTGTAAAGGGGAGAATTACTCTAACCAAAAACAtctcccaaaaaaaaattacttttttggtaaaatgatttttaatatttatttttctttaaagaagGATATTTCCTCTCATgtgaaaaaacttcttttttttttttaaaaaaaaaaaaaaaaaaaaagatttactccTGCAATAAAACTTGACAAAAAGACTTAGTCtcacaacaaatatttttaataggaAGACATACTCTAACCAAAAACATCTCTAAACAAAATATcactttattgataaaatgaatCTTatcatttatctttaaaaaggGGAGACTTCCTCTcatatgaaaaaactttttaatgatttgatttaaaaggGGAGAATTACTCCCGTCATTAATATTGCATTAGGATTAAAAGACCAAAAAActaccttcaaaaaaaattttctttactgCGACAataacagaaaataatttaacaaataatataccAAGTTTGTTACTTTAATTTTCCAAACTTTAATACCTCAGGATATCTCTCTCATATACGGACGTAAAGAGACAAATGTCATGCGGGTTGAAATACAGGATAATATTTACATCGAGATTTCTCCCCTACGTATAATTCCTAAAATAATAACGAAATAATTATTACAACACCGGTTAAcgttaaaattaacaaattaaagaaaaaagaccagctgaaaaaatatatctataacATTCTTAAAATCCAGGTAAAAGTCTGTTTAAATGAAAGGCTTTTTGAACAATCGTTATCTGgcataatcaaaaatatatataaataattattgctTCTTCCAAATcgaaagttcttttttttaaataaattttttgttaatgatgTCATTAAAGCTACTATTTtcttaataaagatttttaagatAAGTATTTACccttttgaaacaatttttaaataggAAAGTATTaagaatatgtttaaaaaattgttttgtcgACTTAAGATTAAAAAGTATTCATTGGTAatagtattagtatttttaGCATTACTTATATTGTGCCTCCATATTTGGTTGATTCCCTCAGTTTTTGGTAATTATAATGATACATGTTACCTTGACGAAGATGGAAAAAACAgccttcattttattttaagtacgTTAATTAAATCGTTTGAAAAGTATAACGTTTTTTACTGGTTGGATTATGGTACATTACTCGGAGCATTGAGACATGGAGATATTATATCCTGGGATCATGATGGAGATATCTcgatattattaaatgattcaAATCTGGAGAATGCCCTCACAGAAATTCGTAGTCATGGAGTTGAAGCCAATTCAATGGTTGCACAGTTTAATGGTTTTCATGTAGACATTGTAAGATGgaacaagtataaaaataacaatggtGAATGGATTCTTGAAAAGTACTACCCACCATGGAATCAAGATAATTCAATTGTAAAGTTACACAGAAAATTTgaatcattttcattttctttagttgaaaaaagaaaacatattttgtttataaaccaAACTTCATCTGTTCCTTTAGACTctgaaaaacttattaaatttcgTTACCCTTGGACATGGCGAGTATCATTTCCTTACAAATGGAAATGTTGGTTTTcatggtttaaataaattttattaaaaattttttgatttatttttctatgaTTTATGTTCTTATTGGCAAAATATTTCAGAggtaatgcttttttttattaaaatattaacttgatatgttaatatattatatataaaaatagtttatatttaaaagatattgatgatattttttcttttcagattgtgttttattaaatcaacatctaattttggtataattttttaaatcttatatgttttgtatattttatacattattagAATAttcttgtattatattttttttatgatcaaacatgtttgtaaaactgttatacttttttgagggtgaggtttttttaaatatgtaattgaTATGCGTATTAATTTGTAATCgaaatttgagttttatttttaaattaaagtatgattttataactaaaatttatgtgaaaaattcaaagttttaatattttttattacagtaattaaacaataatgGAGTTGTTCCATTGAATAATTATTGGTGCTGTAAAATCTAGTTTGTagttatacataatttttttttaattttgtggtTATTAAGGTGTTCCCAAAGTCCTTATAGTCTTATTTTAGAGCGCAACtaaagagcatttaactagaaagttcATGCCTACTTCCTAACCAATAACGCTTACAGTGCTGGCAAAAAGTCTTGCAACAAGGCACAATTTTACACAAATCAATGTTTCCACGCCAGTAGGCTCAGTgttattatcttatatttttatctttaggtataaatatatttataaagacaaTTTTGTAGCTTAAACAGTTAATTCAGTGAAAATCATGGCTAAGATTTGGCAGCTTAGTAAAGAAGAAAAAGCATGCATTCAACGTCTGGTATGTCTCATGCAGACATTGCAACAATTTACATGGTTGAACGCACTACAATTTGGCGTGTTGTAAAGCAGGTTGTCCCCCTGTCTCCTAAAAAGAGGTCTGGACGTCCTAGAGTCACTTCACAGCGTACTGACCTCAGGATGGTAACAATGGTCAAGATGAATCCTTCAATAACCTCTGGTGACCTACAGAACAGCATACCAACACTTTCTAATGTCTCAAAGCACACAATCCGTCACAGACTTTCTGCGGAATTAAACTTAACTGCACAAAGGCCATTTAAGAAGCTATTAGTAACTGAAAAGATGAGAAAAAAGCGCATTGAGTTCTGCAAGAAGCATCAAGATTGGACAAAAGAGCAGTGGACACAGGTGATGTTCAGTGATGAGTCCATGTTTCGTCAGTTCTCTGATGTTAAGCTTTTTGTTCGTCGACCTACTAGTTCTAATCCTACCAATCCTAAATACACATACAAAACTGTGAAGCATTCACCTTCTGTAATGGTGTGGGGTCGTTTTTCTGCTCATGACCTCAAAGATTTATACTTTTTGCCCAAAGGAGAAACTATGAATGCAAAAAAGTACCTCAACGTTTTGGATGAATCTCTAATCAATTTCATGATTATTCATCAGTGCACAATTTTTTAACATGATTCAGCACCATGCCACACTGTGAAGTCTGTGAAGCAGTGGCTTGGATCAAAAAACATACAGTTGCTTGATTGGCCTGGAAATTCTCCAGATCTCAACCCAATTGTTAATCAAGAAGCGTGTATCTGCTAAGAACTGCAGTTcattagatgttttaaaaaatgctattcGTCATGTATGGTGTACAGAAATTATATCAGGACTATGTGAAAATCCTGCCAAATCCATGCCCAAGCAATACTATTAATTGTACATCTGTTTAAAATGATTatacaatgtaataaaaataattgaacttgTTTTTGgtgaaaatataatatttttggaaGTATTATTGTTTTTGGAAGTAATTATGAAAAGTAATTATGATGTTGCAAGACTTTTTGCATTTGTGTACCCATTGCAAACATTGATTTGTGTAAAATTGTGCCTTGTTGCAAGACTTTTTGCCAGCACTGTATTAGGCTGAAGTCCGAGTCAACCCTTGAgcctgtatgtatatatgtatatatatatatatatatatatatatatatatatatatatatatatatatatatataaatttatatatatatatatgtatatatatgtatatatatatatatatatataaatatatatatatatatatatatatatatatatatatatatatatatatatatatatatatatatatatatatatatatatatatatatatataaagagagagagagagatattcTTCCTGAATAGATTCTTATAGATTCTTAATAATAGCTAACAATAGAATAGACTGATGAACCTAATGACGGTGAAACACAGCGTTGAAGAAatcaaaaattagataagtgtttttattaatttattattgctctgttcttttagaacattgagcactctgtttgtagaatacactaacataattcatatatatatatatatatatatatatatatatatatatatatatatatatatatatatatatatatatatatatatatatatatatatatatatatatacatatatatatgctacTTGTTTAGTAGTTTACTACTTGTttagtaacaaaacaaaaaaaacgataaaaaaaaatttttatttttattattagatcaATAGTTTGGTTTTTGgtatttaagataaattttggTATGAATAAAACTGAAAACTTATGTACGTTAAAGCATTTACTAAATGATGATGTTATGACGAAAGTTAAGTGATTAGAGTCTGGGTACAATAAAAGCTTAAAGTGATTCCCTCTGTCCTACCCCAAGCTCAAAGCAACAAAATAGTAGCACTTTTTTACgctaaagaaattttattttctttaaccgTTTTTAATTGTTATCTAGTTATATCTTAGTGTTTAATAGATCCAGCTATAAAATTGAAATCCccttatttttagttattttacatTGTCAATGATCAAGTAAAGCTTTTTCTGTATGGTCATTAGTCATAACTTTCATAAATTAaacatctatttttttaatcataaatacaTGATAAGAGTGTGCTTAATCCTTAAAAGCACTGtatatcactttttttaatgggattactttttaacaaatgttggTGTTATTTAACGACGCACAGTAGCTTGAAGAAAGCTAAAAACGCCAAAATTACTCTTGTTTCCTTAATACAGGGGAGGGGAGGGGGGTGAATTTTAGTTCAGATCTAATAAAAAGGGGGGTTTTAATTAAAGGGGGTGGGGGATTTGTTTATGTtacaatataagtattttttataaaaaatttcagtttataaatcTAATCTaatgatttttacaaaacacgcataaaactatttaaatctaGCGCGATCAAATGTGCATTTTCTAGCagctgttttataataatttcaatagggTTTAAAATGTTCATATAAGCTTTATACTTTGGTGGGAAATATATTAAAAGCTAATTTTCGATAAATCGAGATTTACTTGGTCGGTGACTTTTAAAGCCTGtttacactaaaaaattttgtttttatcagtgactgaaatatttattttctaattcttAAGGTTAattttcactgattttttttttttttttgataacaagttaaaatttataaacgaGGGTGGGAGGAGTTTATAAGCTTGGGGTGGGTtggaaaattttccaaaaattaataagcgTCCCTTCCCTTTTATTAGGGACTcgagaatatatatttataaaaaaaaaaaaaaacatactata containing:
- the LOC105847409 gene encoding uncharacterized protein RP688; translation: MFKKLFCRLKIKKYSLVIVLVFLALLILCLHIWLIPSVFGNYNDTCYLDEDGKNSLHFILSTLIKSFEKYNVFYWLDYGTLLGALRHGDIISWDHDGDISILLNDSNLENALTEIRSHGVEANSMVAQFNGFHVDIVRWNKYKNNNGEWILEKYYPPWNQDNSIVKLHRKFESFSFSLVEKRKHILFINQTSSVPLDSEKLIKFRYPWTWRVSFPYKWKCWFSWFK